The genomic DNA TTTTGATTCGTTACTGCTGTTAAAGAAACATCACTCTCTTTTGCAAGATGGACAGACACTCTTGAGCTTTCTTGTACAAACCAATTATTTTGTAATTGACCTGGATAAAGAGATAGTTCGTTATTTGAAGCACGGATTTCCACATTTTTATTTTGTGGAAGAACAAGCGTTGGTTTCACTTGTGGTGCTGAACTAAATAACGTATGTTGAACAGGTAATGATTTTAAATTGATATACATGGTTTCTCCAGCCGTTTGAACTGAAAGGAAATCATCTTGTTTTAAATTGAGTTTTTCATTTGCTTTCGTCGTCATTTCATAAGTTCCCAAAAGGTGAATTTGATTTGTATTATTTCCCTCTATCGTTAGAGGCTGATGCCCTGCATCTACTACAATTTTTTTGATAGATTCAGGTATATCAAATTGTCCGTCTGGAATATTACTCGTTTGTCTCGTTGTGTTAATAGAATGACGAAATTCTTCTAGTAATCCAGTTGATAATAAACAGTAAAAAGCAATTCCGACGCTTCCTAAAACGCCGATAAAGAAAATGCTGAAAATATCATATTTAATAAATGATTGTTCCTTCTTAGAAAATACAAGGTATAGTAAAACTTCAGCTCCAAGTATGATAAGTAAAACTGGCCACCATGCAGTTAGTGTATCTAATACTTGAATTCCTTTTACGACTGAAAATAGTAAAAAGCATCCTAACGATATAATAGAAAGCCCCATTGAGAATGTTCCAACACGCCAAGTCCTCATTCGCTTGTCCCACCTTTGTTTTCT from Bacillus cereus G9842 includes the following:
- the exsE gene encoding exosporium protein ExsE, with amino-acid sequence MRTWRVGTFSMGLSIISLGCFLLFSVVKGIQVLDTLTAWWPVLLIILGAEVLLYLVFSKKEQSFIKYDIFSIFFIGVLGSVGIAFYCLLSTGLLEEFRHSINTTRQTSNIPDGQFDIPESIKKIVVDAGHQPLTIEGNNTNQIHLLGTYEMTTKANEKLNLKQDDFLSVQTAGETMYINLKSLPVQHTLFSSAPQVKPTLVLPQNKNVEIRASNNELSLYPGQLQNNWFVQESSRVSVHLAKESDVSLTAVTNQKETHGSTPWEQVEDLTKKENTSSEEHPELNNQEHWYKNSIKTGNGTHKLNIEKTYNLNMSVIEK